From one Humulus lupulus chromosome 8, drHumLupu1.1, whole genome shotgun sequence genomic stretch:
- the LOC133797193 gene encoding inactive protein kinase SELMODRAFT_444075-like: MNQKGVKVSKDKGNDNGFDEAGKMVVVAVKASKEISKAGLVWALTHVVQPGDCLKLLVVIPSYSSSKRTWDISRFIGDCTNSHKSFSGNSTEEKNDIVDSCSKMVIQLHDVYDPEKVKIRIKIVSSSLSGAVAVEAKRIHSTWVILDRQLKCEKKFCMEELQCNIVVMKRSGAEILRLSFANSPKMDLDMSCSLSPELEASPKHLKSQLEEFRGPAVTPASSPDEESPLTRTDVGATSISSSSDPGASPFLPFGIRGILKREFPFIPEKNKNRTESDSETNSEKQSSFFTTPYYQPLLTNFLSASGELSKPLTEGSERSYDRSLMSTYGALLENLSKLDKEPDLGMLNYRLDLNLSRSVREAISLCRSAPPGPPPLCSICQHKGPVFGNPPRWFSYNELELATGGFSQANFLAEGGFGSVYRGVLPDGQVVAVKQHKLASSQGDIEFCSEVEVLSCAQHRNVVMLIGLCVENGRRMLVYEYICNGSLDSHLYGQDRNPLEWSARKKIAVGAARGLRYLHEECRVGCIVHRDMRPNNILLTHDFEPLVGDFGLARWQPDGGKGVETRVIGTFGYLAPEYAQSGQITEKADVYSFGVVLVELVTGRKAVDINRPKGQQCLAEWARPLLEKLSVDVLVDPRLSDNYSKEEVCNVLQCASLCIRRDPHYRPRMSQVLRILEGDTAVNYSTINCE, translated from the exons ATGAATCAGAAGGGTGTCAAGGTTTCCAAGGATAAGGGAAATGATAATGGTTTTGACGAGGCTGGGAAAATGGTGGTGGTTGCTGTTAAAGCATCTAAGGAGATTTCAAAGGCTGGTCTAGTTTGGGCTTTGACTCATGTTGTACAGCCTGGTGATTGCCTTAAGCTGCTGGTTGTCATTCCTTCTTATAGCTCAA GTAAGAGGACATGGGACATCTCAAGATTCATAGGTGATTGCACCAATAGTCACAAATCTTTCTCAGGAAACAGTACAGAGGAAAAGAATGACATTGTAGATTCATGCTCTAAGATGGTGATTCAACTCCATGATGTTTATGATCCGGAGAAG GTAAAAATCAGGATAAAAATAGTCTCAAGTTCGTTGTCTGGTGCAGTTGCAGTTGAAGCCAAGAGAATTCACTCAACCTGGGTTATTTTGGATAG ACAATTGAAATGTGAGAAGAAATTCTGCATGGAAGAGCTTCAATGTAACATTGTAGTTATGAAGCGATCTGGTGCAGAGATTCTTCGTCTAAGCTTTGCCAATTCTCCAAAAATGGATCTTGATATGAGCTGTTCTTTATCACCTGAATTAGAAGCTTCTCCAAAGCATTTGAAGAGCCAGCTTGAAGAGTTTAGAGGGCCAGCTGTGACTCCTGCTAGTAGTCCAGATGAAGAGTCACCTCTAACTAGAACTGATGTTGGTGCAACATCAATATCAAGCTCATCAGATCCAGGTGCTTCCCCATTTTTACCTTTTGGAATCCGCGGAATCCTTAAGAGGGAGTTTCCATTTATTCCTGAAAAGAATAAAAACCGAACCGAATCTGATTCTGAGACAAACAGTGAAAAGCAAAGCTCTTTTTTCACAACTCCATATTACCAGCCATTGTTGACAAATTTTCTCAGTGCTAGTGGTGAACTGTCAAAACCTTTGACAGAAGGTTCAGAAAGATCCTATGACAGGTCCTTGATGTCCACTTATGGAGCATTGCTGGAGAATTTGTCTAAATTGGATAAAGAGCCTGATTTAGGGATGCTGAATTACAGGCTTGATTTGAACTTGAGCAGAAGTGTGAGAGAAGCAATTTCCTTGTGCAGAAGCGCGCCTCCTGGTCCTCCTCCTTTGTGTTCTATATGTCAGCACAAGGGACCTGTATTTGGAAACCCTCCAAGGTGGTTCTCTTATAATGAACTAGAACTTGCCACCGGTGGATTTTCACAAGCAAATTTCTTGGCTGAAGGTGGATTTGGTTCTGTATATAGAGGTGTTTTACCAGACGGACAGGTAGTTGCAGTTAAGCAGCATAAGTTAGCTAGCTCTCAAGGTGACATAGAGTTTTGTTCTGAAGTGGAGGTCTTAAGCTGTGCACAACATCGCAATGTTGTGATGCTTATTGGGCTCTGTGTGGAAAATGGAAGAAGGATGCTAGTTTATGAGTATATTTGCAATGGATCTTTGGATTCTCATCTTTATG GACAAGATCGAAATCCCTTGGAATGGTCTGCAAGAAAGAAGATTGCTGTTGGAGCAGCCCGAGGGTTGAGATACCTACACGAAGAGTGTAGAGTGGGCTGCATTGTTCATCGTGACATGAGACCTAACAATATCCTTCTCACCCATGATTTTGAACCATTA GTTGGAGATTTCGGACTAGCAAGGTGGCAACCAGATGGAGGCAAAGGGGTTGAAACTAGAGTAATTGGAACATTTGG ATACTTAGCTCCAGAGTATGCTCAAAGTGGACAAATCACAGAAAAGGCTGATGTGTATTCCTTTGGGGTGGTACTGGTTGAGCTTGTGACAGGAAGGAAAGCAGTGGACATAAACCGGCCTAAAGGCCAGCAGTGCCTTGCTGAATGG GCAAGGCCCTTGCTAGAAAAACTTTCAGTTGATGTACTTGTAGACCCGCGCCTGTCCGACAATTATTCGAAAGAAGAGGTTTGCAACGTGCTGCAATGCGCTTCCTTATGCATCAGAAGAGACCCTCATTACAGGCCTCGCATGTCTCAG GTCCTTCGGATTTTGGAAGGTGACACTGCTGTGAATTATTCCACCATCAACTGTGAGTaa